DNA from Eucalyptus grandis isolate ANBG69807.140 chromosome 5, ASM1654582v1, whole genome shotgun sequence:
GGCATATTGCAGGTATTGGCCCTCTCCCTGTCTGTTTTTCCCTTCATTCTCCCACTGAATGTTTAAATCGTCACTGTGATAGTAATCATCCTGTGCTCGAAATGTTGGGCTTCGCTAACCTTTGTCACGTAATGCTTTCCAGGATTTGAGCGTCTGACTGTGGACAAAAAGCACAGTAAACTAACAGTATCTGGCACTATGGACCCGGTCAAGGTGGTGAACAAACTGACGAAACTGCACGCAGAAATGGTGAGCTTCGGAGCAGCCAAAGAAGACGATGGCAAGAAAGAAGGGGGAAAGAAGAACGAAGATCAAGTCGCCAGTCAGGTAAAAGCCTCTCAAGCATACTATCCTGGACAGGCCAGTGCTCTTCGGCTCCTTGATCTCCTTTTTTCACTCCTACTCTTCGAACCTACCCGATGATCATTctccaatcaatcctaaatGTGCAAAAAAGATTGACTATTCCCGAAGATAAATTTGGAATCTCCGTTGATTTTGTCGCCTATACAAACGGATCTCCAGTTTCCAGAAGTAGCGTTCTTCAATTTAAGGAAAGTAGCTTGTGTTCATAACGATTATCAATCAGAAGCTTTCTTGCAAAACTGTCCTTAAGATTGGCAATTTAATCATCACTTTCTATATTTGAAATCCTAGACAGATTACTAGTTGTGTTGTTCAAAATAGTGGCGCTTGCGTCTGAATGTTTATGTGGGCGTTGATCTTCAGATTCTGATGTTGTTCCACTGTAGTGGACTCTGTAAATATTTCAAGGTTTTGACGATCTCCGCATATCAGATTTGCCGATATCCATATGGTCAATATCCATGATGTTGTTGAGATGCTATACAAAGATATTTGAACAACAACAGAAGGGTTCTGAAAATGTCAAGATATTGACTTCTCTTCATGGTCTCTATATTCAAAGAGCAGTTGATTGAATCTGAAACAACTTCTCTTCATGAGTAGTTCCTGTAAGAAGATACTGTTATGCACGTATCAGATTCAAGACGAACCAAAGaagattttatcaatttcaaaattttattgataggTTTTCTCAATAGTAATTGTTAATCGTATAGCATGATGGTCTCTACTCGTGTGAATAATAATTGTAGGAATATCAAATGATGCTTCAAATTCTTATCCATTATTGATTACATATGGCCAAGTTGTTTAAACGCTAGTCTGTCACCCCACATGTGATCGTCTGAGTTCAGTAGTCGTAAAAGATTGATATTTACTCGAAATCTAACTGGGTTTTGCTTTCCTCAAACTTTTGCAGAAGTTGGTGGTGAAAATGGATATAGGTGATGAGGAAGCCAAGACAAAGGCCAAGCGAGTAGTTTGGCATATTGCAGGTATTGGCCCTCTCCCTGTctgttttttcccttcattctcCCACTGGATGTTTAAATCGTCACTGTGATAGTAATCATCCTGTGCTCGAAATGTTTGGCTTCGCTAACCTTTGTCACGTAATGCTTTCCAGGATTTGAGCGTCTGACTGTGGACACAGAGCTCAATAAACTAACAGTATCTGGCACTATGGACCCGGTCAAGGTGGTGAACAAACTGACGAAACTGCACGCAGAAATGGTGAGCTTCGGAGCAGCCAAGGAAGACGATGGCAAGAAAGAAGGGGGAAAGAAGAACGAAGATCAAGTCGCCAGTCAGGTAAAAGCCTCTCAAGCATACTATCCTGGACAGGCCAGTGCTCTTCGGCTCCTTGATCTCCTTTTTCACTCCTACACTTCGAACCTACCCGATGATCATTctccaatcaatcctaaatGTGCAAAAAGATTGACTATTCCCGAAGATAAATTTGGAATCTCCGTTGATTTTGTCGCCTATACAAACGGATCTCCAGTTTCCAGAAGTAGCGTTCTTCGGTTTAAGGAAAGTAGCTTGTGTTCATAACGATTATCAATCAGAAGCTTTCTTGCAAAACTGTCCTTAAGATTGGCAATTTAATCATCACTTTCTATATTTCAAATCCTAGACAGATTACTAGTTGCGTTGTTCAAAATAGTGGCGCTTGCATCTGAATGTTTATGTGGGCGTTGATCTTCGGATTCTGATGTTGTTTCACTGTAGTGGACTCTGTAAATATTTCAAGGTTTTGAATATCTCCACGTATGAGATTTGCCGATATCCATATGGTCAATATCCATGATGTTGTTGAGATGCTATCCAAAGATATTTGAACAACAACAGAAGGGTTCTGAAAATGTCAAGATATTGACTTCTCTTCATGGTCTCCATATTCAAAGAGCAGTTGATTGAATCTGAAACAACTTCTCTTCATGAGTAGTTCCTGTAAGATGATACCGTTATGCACGTATCAGATTCAAGACGAACCAAAGaagattttatcaatttcaaaattttattaataggTTTTCTCAATAGTAATTGTTAATCGTATAGCATGATGGTCTCTACTCGTGTGAATAATAATTGTAGGAATATCAAATGATGCTTCAAATTCTTATTCATTATTGCTTACATATGGCCAAGTTGTTTAAACGCTAGTCTCTCACACCACATCTGATCGTCTGAGTTCAGTAGTCATAAAAGATTGATATTTACTCGAAATCTAACTGGGTTTTGCTTTCCTCAAACTTTTGCATAAGTTGGTGGTGAAAGTGGATCTAGGTGATGAGGAAGACAGGACAAAGGCCAAGCGAGTAGTTTGGCATATTGCAGGTATTGGCCCTCTCCCTGTctgttttttcccttcattctcCCACTGAATGTTTAAATCGTCACTGTGATAGTAATCATCCTGTGCTCGAAATGTTGGGCTTCGCTAACCTTTGTCACGTAATGCTTTCCAGGATTTGAGCGTCTGACTGTGGACAAAAAGCACAGTAAACTAACAGTATCTGGCACTATCGACCCGGTCAAGGTGGTGAACAAACTGACGAAACTGCACGCAGAAATGGTGAGCTTCGGAGCAGCCAAGGAAGACGATGGCAAGAAAGAAGGGGGAAAGAAGAACGAAGATCAAGTCGCCAGTCAGGTAAAAGCCTCTCAAGCATACTATCCTGGACAGGCCAGTGCTCTTCGGCTCCTTGATCTCCTTTTTTCACTCCTACTCTTCGAACCTACCCGATGATCATTCTCCAATCAATCCAAATGTGCAAAAAGATTGACTATTCCCGAAGATAAATTTGGAATCTCCGTTGATTTTGTCGCCTATACAAACGGATCTCCAGTTTCCAGAAGTAGCGTTCTTCAATTTAAGGAAAGTAGCTTGTGTTCATAACGATTATCAATCAGAAGCTTTCTTGCAAAACTGTCCTTAAGATTGGCAATTTAATCATCACTTTCTATATTTGAAATCCTAGACAGATTACTAGTTGTGTTGTTCAAAATAGTGGCGCTTGCGTCTGAATGTTTATGTGGGCGTTGATCTTCAGATTCTGATGTTGTTCCACTGTAGTGGACTCTGTAAATATTTCAAGGTTTTGACGATCTCCGCATATCAGATTTGCCGATATCCATATGGTCAATATCCATGATGTTGTTGAGATGCTATACAAAGATATTTGAACAACAACAGAAGGGTTCTGAAAAATGTCAAGATATTGACTTCTCTTCATGGTCTCTATATTCAAAGAGCAGTTGATTGAATCTGAAACAACTTCTCTTCATGAGTAGTTCCTGTAAGAAGATACTGTTATGCACGTATCAGATTCAAGACGAACCAAAGaagattttatcaatttcaaaattttattgataggTTTTCTCAATAGTAATTGTTAATCGTATAGCATGATGGTCTCTACTCGTGTGAATAATAATTGTAGGAATATCAAATGATGCTTCAAATTCTTATCCATTATTGATTACATATGGCCAAGTTGTTTAAACGCTAGTCTGTCACCCCACATGTGATCGTCTGAGTTCAGTAGTCGTAAAGATTGATATTTACTCGAAATCTAACTGGGTTTTGCTTTCCTCAAACTTTTGCAGAAGTTGGTGGTGAAAATGGATATAGGTGATGAGGAAGCCAAGACAAAGGCCAAGCGAGTAGTTTGGCATATTGCAGGTATTGGCCCTCTCCCTGTctgttttttcccttcattctcCCACTGGATGTTTAAATCGTCACTGTGATAGTAATCATCCTGTGCTCGAAATGTTTGGCTTCGCTAACCTTTGTCACGTAATGCTTTCCAGGATTTGAGCGTCTGACTGTGGACACAGAGCTCAATAAACTAACAGTATCTGGCACTATGGACCCGGTCAAGGTGGTGAACAAACTGACGAAACTGCACGCAGAAATGGTGAGCTTCGGAGCAGCCAAGGAAGACGATGGCAAGAAAGAAGGGGGAAAGAAGAACGAAGATCAAGTCGCCAGTCAGGTAAAAGCCTCTCAAGCATACTATCCTGGACAGGCCAGTGCTCTTCGGCTCCTTGATCTCCTTTTTTCACTCCTACACTTCGAACCTACCCGATGATCATTctccaatcaatcctaaatGTGCAAAAAGATTGACTATTCCCGAAGATAAATTTGGAATCTCCGTTGATTTTGTCGCCTATACAAACGGATCTCCAGTTTCCAGAAGTAGCGTTCTTCGGTTTAAGGAAAGTAGCTTGTGTTCATAACGATTATCAATCAGAAGCTTTCTTGCAAAACTGTCCTTAAGATTGGCAATTTAATCATCACTTTCTATATTTGAAATCCTAGACAGATTACTAGTTGCGTTGTTCAAAATAGTGGCGATTGCGTCTGAATGTTTATGTGGGCGTTGATCTTCGGATTCTGATGTTGTTTCACTGTAGTGGACTCTGTAAATATTTCAAGGTTTTGAATATCTCCCCGTATGAGATTTGCCGATATCCATATGGTCAATATCCATGATGTTGTTGAGATGCTATCCAAATATATTTGAACAACAACAGAAGGGTTCTGAAAAATGTCAAGATATTGACTTCTCTTCATGGTCTCCATATTCAAAGAGCAGTTGATTGAATCTGAAACAACTTCTCTTCATGAGTAGTTCCTGTAAGATGATACCGTTATGCACGTATCAGATTCCAGACGAACCAAAGaagattttatcaatttcaaaattttattaataggTTTTCTCAATAGTAATTGTTAATCGTATAGCATGATGGTCTCTACTCGTGTGAATAATAATTGTAGGAATATCAAATGATGCTTCAAATTCTTATCCATTATTGATTACATATGGCCAAGTTGTTTAAACGCTAGTCTGTCACACCACATGTGATCATCTGAGTTCAGTATGCGTAAAAGATTGATATTTACTCGAAATCTAACTGGGTTTTGCTTTCCTCAAACTTTTGCAGAAGTTGGTGGTGAAAGTGGATCTAGGTGATGAGGAAGACAGGACAAAGGCCAAGCGAGTAGTTTGGCATATTGCAGGTATTgaccctctccctctctattttttcccttcattctcCCACTGAATGTTTAAATCGTCACTGTGATAGTAATCATCCTGTGCTCGAAATGTTTGGCTTCGCTAACCTTTGTCACGTAATGCTTTCCAGGATTTGAGCGTCTGACTGTGGACAAAAAGCACAGTAAACTAACAGTATCTGGCACTATGGACCCGGTCAAGGTGGTGAACAAACTGACGAAACTGCACGCAGAAATGGTGAGCTTCGGAGCAGCCAAGGAAGACGATGGCAAGAAAGAAGGGGAAAGAAGAACGAAGATCAAGTCGCCAGTCAGGTAAAAGCCTCTCAGGCATACTATCCTGGACAGGCCAGTGCTCTTCGGCTTCTTGAACTCCTTTTTTCACTCCTACACTTCGAACCTACCCGATGATCATTctccaatcaatcctaaatatgcaaaaacGATTGACTATTCCCGAAGATAAATTTGGAATCTCCGTTGATTTTGTCGCCTATACAAACGGATCTCCAGTTTCCAGAAGTAGCGTTCTTCAATTTAAGGAAAGTAGCTTGTGTTCCTAAGGATTATCAATGAGAAGCTTTCTTGCAAAACTGTCCTTAAGATTGGCAATTTAATCATCACTTTCTATATTTGAAATCCTAGACAGATTACTAGTTGTGTTGTTCAAAATAGTGGCGCTTGCGTCTGAATGTTTATGTGGGCGTTGATCTTCAGATTGTGATGTTGTTCCACTATAGTGGACTCTGTAAATATTTCAAGGTTTTGACGATCTCCGCGTATAAGATTTGCCGATATCCATATGGTCAATATCCATGATGTTGTTCAGATGCTATCCAAAGATATTTGAACAACAACAGAAGGGTTCTGAAAAATGTCAAGATATTGACTTCTCTTCATGGTCTCCATATTCGAAGAGCAGTTGATTGAATCTGAAACAACTCCTCTTCATGAGTAGTTCCTGTAATATGATACCGTTATGCACGTATCAGATTCAAGATGaaccaaagaaaattttaacaatttcaaaattttattaataggTTTTCTCAATAGTAATTGTTAATCGTATAGCATGATGGTCTCTACTCGTGTGAATAATAATTGTAGGAATATCAAATGATGCTTCAAATTCTTATCCATTATTGATTACATATGCCCATGTTTTTAAACGCTAGTCTGTCACACCACATGTGATCGTCTGAGTTCAGTAGTCGTAAAAGATTGATATTTACTCGAAATCTAACTGGGTTTTGCTTTCCTCAAACTTGTGCAGAAGTTGGTGGTGAAAGTGGATAAAGGTGATGAGGAAGACAGGACAAAGGCCAAGCGAGTAGTTTGGCATATTGCAGGTATTGGCCCTCTACCTCTctgttttttcccttcattctcCCACTGAATGTTGAAATCGTCACTGTGATAGTAATCATCCTGTGCTCGAAATGTTTGGCTTCGCTAACCTTTGTCACGTAATGCTTTCCAGGATTTGAGCGTCTGACTGTGGACACAAAGCTCAATAAACTAACAGCATCTGGCACTATGGACCCGGTCAAGGTGGTGAACAAACTGACGAAACTGCACGCAGAAATGATGAGCTTCGGAGCAGCCAAGGAAGACGATGGCAAGAAAGAAGGGGGAAAGAAGAACGAAGATCAAGTCGCCAGTCAGGTAAAAGCCTCTCAAGCATACTATCCTGGACAGGCCAGTGCTCTTCGGCTCCTTGATCTCCTTTTTCACTCCTACACTTCGAACCTACCCGATGATCATTctccaatcaatcctaaatGTGCAAAAAGATTGACTATTCCCGAAGATAAATTTGGAATCTCCGTTGATTTTGTCGCCTATACAAACGGATCTCCAGTTTCCAGAAGTAGCGTTCTTCGGTTTAAGGAAAGTAGCTTGTGTTCACAACGATTATCAATCAGAAGCTTTCTTGCAAAACTGTCCTTCAGATTGGCAATTTAATCATCACTTTCTATATTTGAAATCCTAGACAGATTACTAGTTGTGTTGTTCAAAATAGTGGCGCTTGCGTCTGAATGTTTATGTGGGAGTTGATCTTCAGATTCTGATGTTGTTTCACTGTAGTGGACTCTGTAAATATTTCAAGGTTTTGAATATCTCCGCATATGAGATTTGCCGATATCCATATGGTCAATATCCATGATGTTGTTGAGATGCTATCCAAAGATATTTGAACAACAACAGAAGGGTTCTGAAAAATGTCAAGATATTGACTTCTCTTCATGGTCTCCATATTCAAAGAGCAGTTGATTGAATCTGAAACAACTTCTCTTCATGAGTAGTTCCTGTAAGATGATACCGTTATGCACGTATCAGATTCAAGACGAACCAAAGaagattttatcaatttcaaaattttattgataggTTTTCTCAATAGTAATTGTTAATCGTATAGCATGATGGTCTCTACTCGTGTGAATAATAATTGTAGGAATATCAAATGATGCTTCAAATTCTTATCCATTATTGATTACATATGGCCAAGTTGTTTAAACGCTAGTCTGTCACACCACATGTGATCGTCTGAGTTCAGTAGTCGTAAAAGATTGATATTTACTCGAAATCTAACTGGGTTTTGCTTTCCTCAAACTTTTGCGGAAGTTGGTGGTGAAAGTGGATATAGGTGATGAGGAAGATAGGACAAAGGGAAAGCGAGTAGTTTGGCATGTTGCAGGTATTGGCCCTCTCCCTGTctgttttttcccttcattctcCCACTGAATGTTGAAATCGTCACTGTGATAGTAATCATCCTGTGCTCAAAATGTTTGGCTTCGCTAACCTTTGTCACGTAATGCTTTCCAGGATTTGAGCGTCTGACTGTGGACACAGAGCTCAATAAACTAACAGTATCTGGCACTATGGACCCGGTCAAGGTGGTGAACAAACTGACGAAACTGCACGCAGAAATGGTGATCTTCGGAGCAGCCAAGGAAGACGATGGCAAGAAAGAAGGGGGAAAGAAGAACGAAGATCAAGTCGCCAGTCAGGTAAAAGCCTCTCAAGCATACTATCCTGGACAGGCCAGTGCTCTTCGGCTCCTTGATCTCCTTTTTCACTCCTACACTTCGAACCTACCCGATGATCATTctccaatcaatcctaaatGTGCAAAAAGATTGACTATTCCCGAAGATAAATTTGGAATCTCCGTTGATTTTGTCGCCTATACAAACGGATCTCCAGTTTCCAGAAGTAGCGTTCTTCGGTTTAAGGAAAGTAGCTTGTGTTCACAACGATTATCAATCAGAAGCTTTCTTGCAAAACTGTCCTTCAGATTGGCAATTTAATCATCACTTTCTATATTTGAAATCCTAGACAGATTACTAGTTGTGTTGTTCAAAATAGTGGCGCTTGCGTCTGAATGTTTATGTGGGAGTTGATCTTCGGATTCTGATGTTGTTTCACTGTAGTGGACTCTGTAAATATTTCAAGGTTTTGAATATCTCCGCATATCAGATTTGCCGATATCCATATGGTCAATATCCATGATGTTGTTGAGATGCTATCCAAAGATATTTGAACAACAACAGAAGGGTTCTGAAAATGTCAAGATATTGACTTCTCTTCATGGTCTCCATATTCAAAGAGCAGTTGATTGAATCTGAAACAACTTCTCTTCATTAGTAGTTCCTGTAAGATGATACCGTTATGCACGTATCAGATTCAAGACGAACAAAGaagattttatcaatttcaaaattttattgataggTTTTCTCAATAGTAATTGTTAATCGTATAGCATGATGGTCTCTACTCGTGTGAATAATAATTGTAGGAATGTCAAATGATGCTTCAAATTCTTATCCATTATTGATTACATATGGCCAAGTTGTTTAAACGCTAGTCTGTCACACCACATCTGATCGTCTGAGTTCAGTAGTCGTAAAAGATTGATATTTACTCGAAATCTAACTGGGTTTTGCTTTCCTCAAACTTTTGCTGAAGTTGGTGGTGAAAGTGGATCTAGGTGATGAGGAAGACAGGACAAAGGCCAAGCGAGTAGTTTGGCATATTGCAGGTATTGGCCCTCTCCCTGTCTGTTTGTTCCCTTCATTCTCCCACTGAATGTTGAAATCGTCACTGTGATAGTAATCATCCTGTGCTCGAAATGTTTGGCTTCGCTAACCTTTGTCACGTAATGCTTTCCAGGATTTGAGCGTCTGACTGTGGACACAGAGCTCAATAAACTAACAGTATCTGGCACTATGGACCCGGTCAAGGTGGTGAACAAACTGACGAAACTGCACGCAGAAATGGTGAGCTTCGGAGCAGCCAAGGAAGACGATGGCAAGAAAGAAGGGGGAAAGAAGAACGAAGATCAAGTCGCCAGTCAGGTAAAAGCCTCTCAAGCATACTATCCT
Protein-coding regions in this window:
- the LOC104443927 gene encoding uncharacterized protein LOC104443927 isoform X15 — translated: MLAGPHTKADAASNKHRSWKSPPASPQASICCVGIISRSDGLLLRDRSRDGGAVGEMQAKNPREATIRQGKCTERNGELRSSQGRRWQERRGKKNEDQVASQKLVVKMDIGDEEAKTKAKRVVWHIAGFERLTVDTELNKLTVSGTMDPVKVVNKLTKLHAEMVSFGAAKEDDGKKEGGKKNEDQVASQKLVVKMDIGDEEAKTKAKRVVWHIAGFERLTVDTELNKLTVSGTMDPVKVVNKLTKLHAEMVSFGAAKEDDGKKEGGKKNEDQVASQKLVVKVDLGDEEDRTKAKRVVWHIAGFERLTVDKKHSKLTVSGTIDPVKVVNKLTKLHAEMVSFGAAKEDDGKKEGGKKNEDQVASQKLVVKMDIGDEEAKTKAKRVVWHIAGFERLTVDTELNKLTVSGTMDPVKVVNKLTKLHAEMVSFGAAKEDDGKKEGGKKNEDQVASQKLVVKVDKGDEEDRTKAKRVVWHIAGFERLTVDTKLNKLTASGTMDPVKVVNKLTKLHAEMMSFGAAKEDDGKKEGGKKNEDQVASQKLVVKVDIGDEEDRTKGKRVVWHVAGFERLTVDTELNKLTVSGTMDPVKVVNKLTKLHAEMVIFGAAKEDDGKKEGGKKNEDQVASQKLVVKVDLGDEEDRTKAKRVVWHIAGFERLTVDTELNKLTVSGTMDPVKVVNKLTKLHAEMVSFGAAKEDDGKKEGGKKNEDQVASQKLVVKVDLGNEEDKIRAEQVVQCIAGFERLAVDTTHTKLTVSGTLDPVEVVNKLRKSLHAEMVSCGAAKEDGGKKEGGKKNEDQVTSQKLVVKVDLRDEKDRKVFRKDAWKEVNRIAGFDYLAMDTKDNKLTVSGIMDPVEVVNELRESWDTEIVSFGTAKEDDGKKEEGKKNGVLVANRVKASQRRSGRQSCRVEFLE
- the LOC104443927 gene encoding uncharacterized protein LOC104443927 isoform X32, encoding MMAANKDDGKKKEGKKNEDQVNNQLVVKMDIGDEEAKTKAKRVVWHIAGFERLTVDKKHSKLTVSGTMDPVKVVNKLTKLHAEMVSFGAAKEDDGKKEGGKKNEDQVASQKLVVKMDIGDEEAKTKAKRVVWHIAGFERLTVDTELNKLTVSGTMDPVKVVNKLTKLHAEMVSFGAAKEDDGKKEGGKKNEDQVASQKLVVKVDLGDEEDRTKAKRVVWHIAGFERLTVDKKHSKLTVSGTIDPVKVVNKLTKLHAEMVSFGAAKEDDGKKEGGKKNEDQVASQKLVVKMDIGDEEAKTKAKRVVWHIAGFERLTVDTELNKLTVSGTMDPVKVVNKLTKLHAEMVSFGAAKEDDGKKEGGKKNEDQVASQKLVVKVDKGDEEDRTKAKRVVWHIAGFERLTVDTKLNKLTASGTMDPVKVVNKLTKLHAEMMSFGAAKEDDGKKEGGKKNEDQVASQKLVVKVDIGDEEDRTKGKRVVWHVAGFERLTVDTELNKLTVSGTMDPVKVVNKLTKLHAEMVIFGAAKEDDGKKEGGKKNEDQVASQKLVVKVDLGDEEDRTKAKRVVWHIAGFERLTVDTELNKLTVSGTMDPVKVVNKLTKLHAEMVSFGAAKEDDGKKEGGKKNEDQVASQKLVVKVDLGNEEDKIRAEQVVQCIAGFERLAVDTTHTKLTVSGTLDPVEVVNKLRKSLHAEMVSCGAAKEDGGKKEGGKKNEDQVTSQKLVVKVDLRDEKDRKVFRKDAWKEVNRIAGFDYLAMDTKDNKLTVSGIMDPVEVVNELRESWDTEIVSFGTAKEDDGKKEEGKKNGVLVANRVKASQRRSGRQSCRVEFLE
- the LOC104443927 gene encoding uncharacterized protein LOC104443927 isoform X28, with translation MLAGPHTKADAASNKHRSWKSPPASPQASICCVGIISRSDGLLLRDRSRDGGAVGEMQAKNPREATIRQGKCTERNGELRSSQGRRWQERRGKKNEDQVASQLVVKVDLGDEEDRTKAKRVVWHIAGFERLTVDKKHSKLTVSGTMDPVKVVNKLTKLHAEMVSFGAAKEDDGKKEGGKKNEDQVASQKLVVKMDIGDEEAKTKAKRVVWHIAGFERLTVDTELNKLTVSGTMDPVKVVNKLTKLHAEMVSFGAAKEDDGKKEGGKKNEDQVASQKLVVKVDLGDEEDRTKAKRVVWHIAGFERLTVDKKHSKLTVSGTIDPVKVVNKLTKLHAEMVSFGAAKEDDGKKEGGKKNEDQVASQKLVVKMDIGDEEAKTKAKRVVWHIAGFERLTVDTELNKLTVSGTMDPVKVVNKLTKLHAEMVSFGAAKEDDGKKEGGKKNEDQVASQKLVVKVDKGDEEDRTKAKRVVWHIAGFERLTVDTKLNKLTASGTMDPVKVVNKLTKLHAEMMSFGAAKEDDGKKEGGKKNEDQVASQKLVVKVDIGDEEDRTKGKRVVWHVAGFERLTVDTELNKLTVSGTMDPVKVVNKLTKLHAEMVIFGAAKEDDGKKEGGKKNEDQVASQKLVVKVDLGDEEDRTKAKRVVWHIAGFERLTVDTELNKLTVSGTMDPVKVVNKLTKLHAEMVSFGAAKEDDGKKEGGKKNEDQVASQKLVVKVDLGNEEDKIRAEQVVQCIAGFERLAVDTTHTKLTVSGTLDPVEVVNKLRKSLHAEMVSCGAAKEDGGKKEGGKKNEDQVTSQKLVVKVDLRDEKDRKVFRKDAWKEVNRIAGFDYLAMDTKDNKLTVSGIMDPVEVVNELRESWDTEIVSFGTAKEDDGKKEEGKKNGVLVANRVKASQRRSGRQSCRVEFLE
- the LOC104443927 gene encoding uncharacterized protein LOC104443927 isoform X23, coding for MLAGPHTKADAASNKHRSWKSPPASPQASICCVGIISRSDGLLLRDRSRDGGAVGEMQAKNPREATIRQGKCTERNGELRSSQGRRWQERRGKKNEDQVASQKLVVKMDIGDEEAKTKAKRVVWHIAGFERLTVDKKHSKLTVSGTMDPVKVVNKLTKLHAEMVSFGAAKEDDGKKEGGKKNEDQVASQKLVVKMDIGDEEAKTKAKRVVWHIAGFERLTVDTELNKLTVSGTMDPVKVVNKLTKLHAEMVSFGAAKEDDGKKEGGKKNEDQVASQKLVVKVDLGDEEDRTKAKRVVWHIAGFERLTVDKKHSKLTVSGTIDPVKVVNKLTKLHAEMVSFGAAKEDDGKKEGGKKNEDQVASQKLVVKMDIGDEEAKTKAKRVVWHIAGFERLTVDTELNKLTVSGTMDPVKVVNKLTKLHAEMVSFGAAKEDDGKKEGGKKNEDQVASQKLVVKVDKGDEEDRTKAKRVVWHIAGFERLTVDTKLNKLTASGTMDPVKVVNKLTKLHAEMMSFGAAKEDDGKKEGGKKNEDQVASQKLVVKVDIGDEEDRTKGKRVVWHVAGFERLTVDTELNKLTVSGTMDPVKVVNKLTKLHAEMVIFGAAKEDDGKKEGGKKNEDQVASQKLVVKVDLGDEEDRTKAKRVVWHIAGFERLTVDTELNKLTVSGTMDPVKVVNKLTKLHAEMVSFGAAKEDDGKKEGGKKNEDQVASQKLVVKVDLGNEEDKIRAEQVVQCIAGFERLAVDTTHTKLTVSGTLDPVEVVNKLRKSLHAEMVSCGAAKEDGGKKEGGKKNEDQVTSQKLVVKVDLRDEKDRKVFRKDAWKEVNRIAGFDYLAMDTKDNKLTVSGIMDPVEVVNELRESWDTEIVSFGTAKEDDGKKEEGKKNGVLVANRVKASQRRSGRQSCRVEFLE
- the LOC104443927 gene encoding uncharacterized protein LOC104443927 isoform X35 — translated: MLAGPHTKADAASNKHRSWKSPPASPQASICCVGIISRSDGLLLRDRSRDGGAVGEMQAKNPREATIRQGKCTERNGELRSSQGRRWQERRGKKNEDQVASQKLVVKMDIGDEEAKTKAKRVVWHIAGFERLTVDTELNKLTVSGTMDPVKVVNKLTKLHAEMVSFGAAKEDDGKKEGGKKNEDQVASQKLVVKMDIGDEEAKTKAKRVVWHIAGFERLTVDKKHSKLTVSGTIDPVKVVNKLTKLHAEMVSFGAAKEDDGKKEGGKKNEDQVASQKLVVKMDIGDEEAKTKAKRVVWHIAGFERLTVDTELNKLTVSGTMDPVKVVNKLTKLHAEMVSFGAAKEDDGKKEGGKKNEDQVASQKLVVKVDKGDEEDRTKAKRVVWHIAGFERLTVDTKLNKLTASGTMDPVKVVNKLTKLHAEMMSFGAAKEDDGKKEGGKKNEDQVASQKLVVKVDIGDEEDRTKGKRVVWHVAGFERLTVDTELNKLTVSGTMDPVKVVNKLTKLHAEMVIFGAAKEDDGKKEGGKKNEDQVASQKLVVKVDLGDEEDRTKAKRVVWHIAGFERLTVDTELNKLTVSGTMDPVKVVNKLTKLHAEMVSFGAAKEDDGKKEGGKKNEDQVASQKLVVKVDLGNEEDKIRAEQVVQCIAGFERLAVDTTHTKLTVSGTLDPVEVVNKLRKSLHAEMVSCGAAKEDGGKKEGGKKNEDQVTSQKLVVKVDLRDEKDRKVFRKDAWKEVNRIAGFDYLAMDTKDNKLTVSGIMDPVEVVNELRESWDTEIVSFGTAKEDDGKKEEGKKNGVLVANRVKASQRRSGRQSCRVEFLE
- the LOC104443927 gene encoding uncharacterized protein LOC104443927 isoform X26, with the translated sequence MLAGPHTKADAASNKHRSWKSPPASPQASICCVGIISRSDGLLLRDRSRDGGAVGEMQAKNPREATIRQGKCTERNGELRSSQGRRWQERRGKKNEDQVASQKLVVKMDIGDEEAKTKAKRVVWHIAGFERLTVDTELNKLTVSGTMDPVKVVNKLTKLHAEMVSFGAAKEDDGKKEGGKKNEDQVASQLVVKVDLGDEEDRTKAKRVVWHIAGFERLTVDTELNKLTVSGTMDPVKVVNKLTKLHAEMVSFGAAKEDDGKKEGGKKNEDQVASQKLVVKVDLGDEEDRTKAKRVVWHIAGFERLTVDKKHSKLTVSGTIDPVKVVNKLTKLHAEMVSFGAAKEDDGKKEGGKKNEDQVASQKLVVKMDIGDEEAKTKAKRVVWHIAGFERLTVDTELNKLTVSGTMDPVKVVNKLTKLHAEMVSFGAAKEDDGKKEGGKKNEDQVASQKLVVKVDKGDEEDRTKAKRVVWHIAGFERLTVDTKLNKLTASGTMDPVKVVNKLTKLHAEMMSFGAAKEDDGKKEGGKKNEDQVASQKLVVKVDIGDEEDRTKGKRVVWHVAGFERLTVDTELNKLTVSGTMDPVKVVNKLTKLHAEMVIFGAAKEDDGKKEGGKKNEDQVASQKLVVKVDLGDEEDRTKAKRVVWHIAGFERLTVDTELNKLTVSGTMDPVKVVNKLTKLHAEMVSFGAAKEDDGKKEGGKKNEDQVASQKLVVKVDLGNEEDKIRAEQVVQCIAGFERLAVDTTHTKLTVSGTLDPVEVVNKLRKSLHAEMVSCGAAKEDGGKKEGGKKNEDQVTSQKLVVKVDLRDEKDRKVFRKDAWKEVNRIAGFDYLAMDTKDNKLTVSGIMDPVEVVNELRESWDTEIVSFGTAKEDDGKKEEGKKNGVLVANRVKASQRRSGRQSCRVEFLE